Genomic DNA from Paenibacillus donghaensis:
CCTGTTGCCGCCTTCCTCAGCTCCCCATGTCCATTGATGCCCGCCCTCATCTGTCCATTCTCCGCCCATTGACTCCCATCCAGCGGTCTTGTCTCGTCCTCCATGTATTGCGGGACATTACGCGCTTCAATCCGCAGCCTGGCAACAGCCAGCAGCCCATACAGCAGCAGGTAATAGCCGCAGATCCACAACAGGGAAGGCGATCGCCAGATCAGCACAGCACCCGGGAAACCGTTCATCCACTCCACCAGAACAAAGGTCCAGTTGTTGAGCAGCTCCGCTGCATCAGCCACCTTACCTGCCGCTCCCTCCCAGCATGCACTCAACAGCAACGTCAAAGTTCCGAGTGGCAGGACCACAAAGGTAATGAATGGAACCAGCAGCAGGTTGGCCGCAAAGGACAGCAGCGAGAATTGGTTAAAATAATAAATCGTCAGCGGAAAAGACACCAGTTGGGCCACAACAGTGACCGATACCGCGCTTCTGAGCATCAGCGGAAGCTTCCGCAGCAGCAGGTTAACCATCGGAACGTAGACCATCAGTCCGGCCGTGACCAGAAAAGACAGCTGAAAGCTGACGCTCAGCAGCAGATAGGGATTCCACAACAGCATGGCCAGCGCAGCAGCGGAAAGAATATTGCGCCCGTCTCCAAGCACTTGCACCCGGGCAGCGTAGAGGGCTATCATACTCATCAGTCCTGCGCGTACGACAGAGGGGCCTGCCCCGGACAGCAGCACATACACTGGAACAAGCAGCAGAGTCAGCGTCAGCGCTGTTTCCCGCGTCAGGCGGCAGCGTTTCCAGATGAACAGCAGGGCACCGACATAGACAGCAACATGCATTCCCGAAATTGCCAGAATATGCGTCAGGCCCAGCTGCGAGAACTGCTGAAAAATATCCGGGTCAAGGTCATCCTGGAAGCCGATGATCAGCCCCTTCATGTACCCGGAGTGGCGCGGCTGGAACAGCTGGCCCAGCTTCGCACCCATAGCGCTACGGGCCTGGTCAGTCCAGCGGAGCAGCATCGCCGGACTCCAGCCTTCCGGCGGGGTTACTTCCGCGCTCGCCGTCCCGTCAAGCTTCAGCAGCCAGTGCATATGCTGGGTAGCCAGATAAGCCCTGTAATCAAAACCGCCAAAGTTTCGCGCTTCGCCCGGCAGCTCTACAGCACCGCTGAGCGCTACCCGGTCGCCCCTCTGCCACTGTCCAGCGATATCAATCTCCGACTCGGCCTGCAGCTTCAGCTGGACTGTAAGCTTTTCACCATCAAGCGAAGTCATATTGCCCCCCTCTCCCGCTTCCTCTTGTTGACTTGAAGCGGTGGGGTGAATATCAGCTGCGTTCCCGCTGTTCCCTAGCAAGGCAATGCCGGACAGCTTCACGATGAAGTCCACGCGGTCGCCATCCCGCTCCACCGTAGAAACAATGCTGCCTTCCGCCCTCACCGGCATTTCGTTCAGCAGGGCCGACGATCGTCCCAGTGCTTCGGGCAGCGAGCTTATATTGCGCCCTTCGCTCCACTCCCAATACAAGCAGGCGGCTATGACGGCCATACCGAGTACAGCTGTATACCTCCAGCCTAAGCCTGCCCATGCTGCGGCTGCTGCGAGCAGCAGCAATACACCGGCGGCAGCCAGGGCCAGTCTTCCGCCTGAATAGAGGCAGGCGGCTGTGCTGCCGCAGACCCAGCACACCGTAAAGCTTAGCAGCAGTCTCTCCCTCATCTTCCTTCTCCTCTCTTTATGCTGCAAGTAACCGGAGAAACAGCAAAAAACCTCTGCAAACGCCAAACAGGCGTATACAGAGGTTCTTCCCCGGCTTGCAAGTATTCAATTGCCGATTTCTGTTCACTCAAACACAGTAATCATGGTCTCCTGCGGCGGCTCATAGCTCTCCAGTTGGCGAAACACAATGCCTTTGGCTGCCATCATCGCTCTTACCTTTTCCATATCCTTGCGGTATGGACGATAGTAGACAATTTCCACGATCCCGCTGTTGGCGAGCATATTGGCACAGGTCCAGCAAGGCTCATCGGTAACATATACTGTGCTGCCCTCGCGGTCACTACGGTCAGTGAACAGCAGCAGATTCTGCTCGGCGTGGATGGTGCGGATGCAACGCTGCTTCTTCACCATCGTCTCCACTCCGTCCGTGATCTCCAGCTCATATTGCTCCGACACCATGCAGCCGGCTTCCGAGCAGTCCTGAACGCCCATCGGCGCGCCGTTGTAGGCAGTGCCAAGCAGCTTCTTGCCCTGTACCAGCACAGCGCCAACATGACGGCGCGGACAACGCGAGCGGGTTGAGACCATGCAGGCAATATCCATGAAATAAGTATCCCAATTCTTCCGGTAGGCTACGCTCATCATCAATCTCCATCTTCTGTTGAAATTAGTTGTTAATCATTGTAGCACAACCGCACAATTTTGCACTAGGACAACGGTTGCGGTTCGGGTTAACATTGACAGCGGACTCTATGGCTCTTATTTGCTCAAATTCGGCCACAGATGGTCAGGAGCACACTCAGAACACTACCTCAGCTTTTAGCTTCTCCAGCATCTTGGTACCAATGCCCTTGACTTTGCCCAGATCAGACAGGCTGCGGAACGGTCCCTTACTGGTACGGTATTCGATAATGGCGGCTGCTTTTTTCTCGCCGATGCCAGGCAGATCCATCAGTTCGGCTGTTCCTGCCGTATTTACATTCACCTTACCTGCCTGATCAGCCGTACCTCCTGCTGCACCTGTCGCTGCCTGACCGCCTCCGTTCGTTGACGCCTGACCTGCCTCCACATCCGCACCTGCCGGTCCGCCTCCGTTCGATGACACCTGACCCGCTACAGCACCCGCACCTGCCTGACCACCTCCGTTCGATGACACCTGACCCGCTACAGCACCCGCACCTGCCTGACCACCTCCGTTCGATGACACCTGACCCGCTACAGCACCCGCACCTGCCTGGCCGCCTCCGTTCACGCCCGCTTCCGCCTGCCCCGCCGCCTCGCCGGTCTGCCTACCTTGCGCCATGACTTCTCCACCTGCGGTGTCCTTTCCAGCTGTACCTGCGCCTGCCGGTCCGCCTTTCTGGCCAGCAGCGGCACCCGTAACCTCACCCTGGTTTGCCGCCTTTTTCGTATACGCCTCATCTGTTGCACCCTCGTCGGCAGGAGCAAGACCAACCATTTGTTCCATCTCGGAGTTCACCGTCTCCCAGCCCGAAATGCCGCTGTCACTGCCGCTGCCTGCCGTCCAGATCAAAGCTCCGCCAATCAGCGCCGCAGCGATGCCATACAAGACTGAAGTTTTAATCATTCTGTATTCCTCCTAATCTGAAATCTTCTTCCACTTTTTTTCACTAAACCTGTCATGGGTCCAAGTCTGTCTTGCATACACTTAACGAAGAGAATTCATGGAGGCAGAAGCGGCTATGCCCTTCTACCTTGCATGCTTGGCCCGCTTCCATGGGAGATACAAGCTTGATCAATCAAATGAACCCTAGAAAGGAGGACCCTAGAATGAAAGTAGGATTTATCGGAACAGGCAGTATGGGCAGCCTGCTGATCGACGCCTTCCTTTCTTCCGGTGCGCTTGCGCCTTGTGATGTGCTGGCCAGCAACCGCAGCCCAGGCAAGCTGCTTCAGCTGGCCGAACGCCACCCCGGCCTCTCCATTTGCGGGAGTAATAAAGAGACGGCAGCCGGAAGCGATATTGTGTTCTTGTGTGTGAAGCCGATGGAGTTCAAGACCTTGACCGATGAGATTGCCGCCAGCCTGCGCCGCGAGCAGATTGTGGTTTCGATTACCAGCCCGGTGCAGCTGCGCCACCTGGAGGCCGTATTACCGTCCAAGATTGCCAAGGTCATTCCCAGCATCACACACCGAGTCAAAAGCGGAACCTCTCTCTGCATCTTCGGCAACAGAATGAATAAGGAGGACAGGCGCACGCTGCTGCAACTGCTGTCCTTCATCGGAGTACCTGCAGAGATTCTCGAGACGCATACCCGGATCGCATCAGACTTCTCCAGCTGCGGCCCTGCGTTCCTAAGCTATTTCATTGAACGCTGGATTGAAGCAGCTGTTGAAGCCACTGGAATTGAGGAGCAGCTGGTCAGCCGGCTGGCCGGTGAGATGCTGCTGGGAACCGGCAAGCTGCTGACCGAAGGCGACTTCACGCCGCAGGAGCTTCAGGAGCGGGTAGCCGTGCGCGGCGGCATTACCGCTGAAGCGCTGAACCATCTGCGCATCAGCCTCGAAGGCGTATTCGAACGGCTGATCACCACCACCCACGATAAATATGACGAGGATGTCGAGCGGCTGGATTCCTTGTTCGGGCATGGCGGCATTGTCCAGTCTCCTCTGGACCGCTAGCTGCATAACTGCTAATTAGTCAAGTATGATACTGCATCTAATCTGATGGTTTCTTCACTTTCGGAGCAATTTATTAACAATTATGTTACTACTTAGATCCCAGCGAGCATTTAGAGGGTTACCCTGGAACGTTCGGAGTAAATAGATGCGAAAGTGCAACTAAATTCAGCCAGATCGTAAGTTGGCAGTCGAATAAGTGCGAATCCGCAACTAATTTCGAGTAAACCAAGCATATTTCGCTCAGAATGCCAAATTAGATGCTTATTTGCATCTATTTCCTCCAAAACGGAGAAAATCCGTAAATTAGATGCACATTCGCAACTAAATGAGATATCCGTTTCGAGCTTCACTGACCACCATCGCATGATTTGAGCAAATGTATTGTAGATTGGCTACCTAAAATCACTGGCAGACTCGCGCACGCAAGCCGTCCCACCCCTATCAGCATGCCGTCAAAAAAATAGCACCCGCAGCACGGATTGCTCCGTTGCTGCGGGTGCGTTCTTCGCGTTCCCGCTGACCTATTTATTCCGTTCTCACTTACTCAGCGTTCCCGCCACTTGCCATTATTCATGGCCTGCCGCGTTCCCACTGTTTCCCATCGTTCACAATTCACCGCGTTCTCGCTGCTCTTCCATCATTCACGACTCACAGCGTTCCCGCCGTTTCCCATCGCTCACCATTCGCCGCGTTCCCGCAGCTACAGCCGGTTACCCCACTACAATATTCACCAGTTTGCCCGGTACGGCAATGATTTTGCGGACGGTTTTGCCGGCTACAGCGGTGTTCACATTCGGCAGCGCCAGCGCGTGGGCTTCCATCTGCTCCTTGCCCATGTCCTGCGGGATCAGGGCGCGCTGCACGATCTTGCCGTTCACCTGCACCACGATTTCGACTTCGGCATCCACAGTCCAAGTCTCATCATAGGTTGGCCAAGCTACATAGCTGATGCTTCCTTCATGGCCCAGCAGCTGCCACAGCTCCTCGGCAATATGCGGCGCCAGCGGCGACAGCATCTGCACGAACTGCTCAGCGGCTTCGCGGGACAACGTATCCTGCTTGTAAGCATCGTTGATGAAGATCATCAGCTGGCTGATCGCCGTGTTGAAACGCAGGTGTTCGAAATCCTCGGTGACCTTCTTCAGCGTCTTGTGCCAGGTACGTTTGAACTCATCGCTGCCGCCGTCCGCTGTGATCTTGGCGCTGATCGCGCCGTCTTCACCCACGAACAGCCGCCATACGCGGGAGAGGAAGCGGTGTATGCCCTCCACCCCTTTTTCATTCCAAGGCTTGGTTGCCTCCAGCGGCCCCATGAACATCTCATACACACGCAGCGTATCCGCGCCGTAAGCTTCCACAATCTCATCCGGGTTGATGACATTGCCGCGCGACTTGCTCATCTTCTCGTTGTTGTTGCCGAGGATCATGCCCTGGTTAACCAGCTTGTGGAACGGCTCCTTCGTTTCGACTACGCCGATATCATACAGCACCTTATGCCAGAAGCGGGCATAGAGCAGATGCAGCACCGCATGCTCTGCACCGCCTATGTACAGATCCACCG
This window encodes:
- a CDS encoding ComEC/Rec2 family competence protein; the encoded protein is MRERLLLSFTVCWVCGSTAACLYSGGRLALAAAGVLLLLAAAAAWAGLGWRYTAVLGMAVIAACLYWEWSEGRNISSLPEALGRSSALLNEMPVRAEGSIVSTVERDGDRVDFIVKLSGIALLGNSGNAADIHPTASSQQEEAGEGGNMTSLDGEKLTVQLKLQAESEIDIAGQWQRGDRVALSGAVELPGEARNFGGFDYRAYLATQHMHWLLKLDGTASAEVTPPEGWSPAMLLRWTDQARSAMGAKLGQLFQPRHSGYMKGLIIGFQDDLDPDIFQQFSQLGLTHILAISGMHVAVYVGALLFIWKRCRLTRETALTLTLLLVPVYVLLSGAGPSVVRAGLMSMIALYAARVQVLGDGRNILSAAALAMLLWNPYLLLSVSFQLSFLVTAGLMVYVPMVNLLLRKLPLMLRSAVSVTVVAQLVSFPLTIYYFNQFSLLSFAANLLLVPFITFVVLPLGTLTLLLSACWEGAAGKVADAAELLNNWTFVLVEWMNGFPGAVLIWRSPSLLWICGYYLLLYGLLAVARLRIEARNVPQYMEDETRPLDGSQWAENGQMRAGINGHGELRKAATGWRGKVLQLAPAAALAVLLCQGYRSEELNGAGHISYLDVGQGDSILITTPDGANILVDGGGTVSFGAKEPWRIRRSPFEVGAKTLVPLLKKRGIHRLDAVVLTHADQDHAGGLQAVLESIPVSALLFNGTLTDREPYRKLMRTALAANIKLYSVHQGMTLRPDSATELAVLWPPPPLQNQPQADYDVEKIPVLEEQNHGSVVFRLELNGRNFLFTGDMDEEAEEEIIQSAALSGISQAPRADVLKVAHHGSKTSTGEAWLEFWRPAAAVISAGVNNSYGHPNGGVLDRLAAGHTAVFRTDLQGEIQLNISKGELTVRSKLGAAPAPAAVDLLVDNLVN
- a CDS encoding deoxycytidylate deaminase; its protein translation is MSVAYRKNWDTYFMDIACMVSTRSRCPRRHVGAVLVQGKKLLGTAYNGAPMGVQDCSEAGCMVSEQYELEITDGVETMVKKQRCIRTIHAEQNLLLFTDRSDREGSTVYVTDEPCWTCANMLANSGIVEIVYYRPYRKDMEKVRAMMAAKGIVFRQLESYEPPQETMITVFE
- a CDS encoding ComEA family DNA-binding protein, translating into MIKTSVLYGIAAALIGGALIWTAGSGSDSGISGWETVNSEMEQMVGLAPADEGATDEAYTKKAANQGEVTGAAAGQKGGPAGAGTAGKDTAGGEVMAQGRQTGEAAGQAEAGVNGGGQAGAGAVAGQVSSNGGGQAGAGAVAGQVSSNGGGQAGAGAVAGQVSSNGGGPAGADVEAGQASTNGGGQAATGAAGGTADQAGKVNVNTAGTAELMDLPGIGEKKAAAIIEYRTSKGPFRSLSDLGKVKGIGTKMLEKLKAEVVF
- the comER gene encoding late competence protein ComER, whose amino-acid sequence is MKVGFIGTGSMGSLLIDAFLSSGALAPCDVLASNRSPGKLLQLAERHPGLSICGSNKETAAGSDIVFLCVKPMEFKTLTDEIAASLRREQIVVSITSPVQLRHLEAVLPSKIAKVIPSITHRVKSGTSLCIFGNRMNKEDRRTLLQLLSFIGVPAEILETHTRIASDFSSCGPAFLSYFIERWIEAAVEATGIEEQLVSRLAGEMLLGTGKLLTEGDFTPQELQERVAVRGGITAEALNHLRISLEGVFERLITTTHDKYDEDVERLDSLFGHGGIVQSPLDR